A stretch of Pyrenophora tritici-repentis strain M4 chromosome 7, whole genome shotgun sequence DNA encodes these proteins:
- a CDS encoding AlsD, Alpha-acetolactate decarboxylase: MVGSIPNDIFQFSTYAALNAGFNQGQPRTADLTSHGTHGIGVYEDGSLMILNDRQAYALTKDGKAKSAPMEARLPLALVTVYHPSFRLKIPSISLEGLDELVSSNDVGPAKGVNTLMPFKIAGHFESIDFEDGPNRSEIDGTIFGFVVPGWMRAISGPRIHAHFLDANEEVGGKVTDFKMAEEAVLSFAKCGRFHLGFPQGGEWEEMKL; the protein is encoded by the coding sequence ATGGTCGGCTCAATTCCAAACGATATATTCCAATTCTCAACTTATGCCGCTCTCAACGCCGGCTTCAACCAAGGTCAGCCACGTACGGCCGATCTTACATCTCACGGAACGCATGGCATCGGTGTATACGAAGATGGGAGTCTCATGATCCTGAATGATCGACAAGCGTACGCTCTCACAAAAGACGGCAAGGCAAAATCAGCTCCCATGGAAGCACGTCTTCCACTCGCTCTCGTCACAGTCTACCATCCATCATTTCGCCTAAAGATCCCATCAATATCGCTGGAAGGCCTCGACGAACTCGTCTCCTCCAACGATGTCGGCCCAGCCAAAGGAGTCAATACTCTCATGCCCTTCAAGATTGCTGGTCACTTTGAATCTATAGACTTCGAAGATGGCCCCAATCGTAGCGAAATTGATGGGACCATATTCGGATTCGTCGTGCCCGGTTGGATGAGGGCAATCAGTGGGCCCCGCATACACGCACATTTCCTCGATGCAAATGAAGAGGTTGGAGGCAAAGTCACGGATTTCAAAATGGCCGAAGAGGCGGTGTTGAGTTTTGCCAAATGCGGGAGGTTTCATTTGGGGTTTCCGCAAGGCGGCGAATGGGAAGAGATGAAG